The sequence below is a genomic window from Monodelphis domestica isolate mMonDom1 chromosome 2, mMonDom1.pri, whole genome shotgun sequence.
CTGTACTCATTGACCGGATCCTGCTGCATTCCCGTGGTGAGGAGGGTGGCCTGAAGATTGGGCCAGGTAGAGTGAGGGGGGCCAGGAAGGAGATGACCTCTTTACCCCTAACTCCTCTTGCTGTCCTCCAGGCAATGAAGAGGAACACCGGGACCTGACAACAGCCTTGGGGCTGGTGAAGGAGCTGCTATCAGCAGTAGACCAAGAGgtacatgagctggagaagggagcTCGCCTGCAGGAGATCTATGGACGCACAGATTCTCGTGCCCAGACCCCAGTGCCCGGCAAGGGTCCTTTTATCCGAGAAGAGCTTCTACGTCGAAAGCTGCTACATGATGGTTGCCTGCTCTGGAAAACAGCTACAGGACGCTTCAAAGGtcagttcttcctgaccccatggcCAATGGCCTGACACAGTCAGGGAATGAGATAGCTCATATCCTATCCTGAAGATAACcttagaggaagagagatagtCTTTGTCAGTTACCTAAGTTTATGGCCCTTGTTCCTATTGTTAGCTGAAAGATAGACTTCCCTCTGAGAGCACATCATCTTCCCCTACAGAGGCCAGTGTAATGCATGTGCTTCAGAGGCAATACTTAAGCCTTGGGGGGCAGAGACAATGTTCCTAGGGCACTGAGAGAGAACTGAAAAGTTCCTGCAGAAAGATTTCTGGAGGAGGGCAGAGGCGAGAtaggaaagggggaaataagGGCAAGTTTTCCCACTCCCCCTCCTCTCTGAATTAGTCTGCCCTGGGAACAGATTCTCATTGGTGTGGATTGGCTTTACCAGGGCTAAACTGGACTTTTGTACTCAAAACTTCCAAGCTTCTGTCTTGGATCTTGTCAGTCTTCACCagcctcctccttccttccactcccctctctcccatccctcccACACAGCAGCTAAGAATATAAACCATGGAGGTTAAAAATAGCAAGGCTGGAGAGCTTTATTTTCTGAAGTATTCGACAAAACACCTCCCCATCTCCCTGCCATGCCCAAAGGACTGTAAAGTCCCTAAGGGCAAAAGGGAAGCTGATGTCTCTCTCTAGAGCCaccttccccattttatagaagtcTCCTGCTCAGGTTTAAGAGCCCCACACAGAGTCAGAGGGATGGGAGTAGAAGGCCAAGGTAGGAGCCTGGAAAGACTGGGGAAGGGTACTGTGGAGCTGAAGAAATATGGAATTGTTTAATCTGAAGAAGATCAATCTGTGATTAGGAGTGGGGACAATAAACTAAGATTTGGTGAGGATCTTTGAGTCTGTGAAGGTTAATTTTGCAGCAGAGAGGAACCTGCTGTTCTCCTCCACTGACTGAAAAACGAGAGGGTGTGGGCATATGCTGTAGTAGGAGGGATTTAGGTTAGGTATCAAAAAGGACTTGACTGAGTTGGGAGGTAGAGGGACTGCAGACTAAAAAGGAATGCAAACCTTGGGGCAGGAGATGTTTATATCTGATGGGGCATTAATCATGCTATCCAGAAGCATGGATGGAAATGTATTGATACTCCCAAGTTCTGTTCCAGCCCAATGTGAAtctggaattccatggagtcACCATCCTATGTTGGAGGAGTTTAAGAGGAAAGGCAGAGAtcaaggggaaggagagagaagttaGGAGCTATAACCTAGTGAGGCAGACTTGGTCCTGGGGGAAggatgagggaagagaaaaatcaagTTTCTAATTCATCCATTGCTGACCTGTCACCTCTCCTGCCAGATGTACTGATGCTGCTGATGACAGATGTGCTAGTGTTCCTTCAGGAGAAGGACCAGAAGTATATATTTCCTGCCTTGGTAAGACAATCCtcctccttttctgcctctcaggTAGAATCCTAGAGGTTCTAGaatccagtttttcctctgccaGACTCACCTAGTCAGAGCACTGACAGATCTCTAAGTACTTTCAAGAGACAAAGTTCCTATTGGAAGTGTGAGATGCTAGGGCTCTTCGGCTCACTCCTCTTTTCCCTCGACTTCTCTTGTCAGGACAAGCCAGCAATAATCTCACTGCAGAACCTAATTGTTCGGGACATTGCTAACCAGGAGAAGGGGATGTTTTTGATTAGTGCGGCTCCCCCTGAGATGTATGAGGTCCACACAGCCTCCAGAGAGGACAGAAATACATGGATCCGGGTCATCCAGCAGAGTGTGCGTGTGTGAGTATTCAAGGGAAGGCCCATGTCTCTGCCTCTCCATGTATGACAGTCAGTAATAATTGATTGTGTGACGTGTTTTGGGGGAATTGTTTAAAGCCCAGAGCAAATTCACCTGTCTTTTGTAAAACAGATTGGCAAAGTGAATAAAACCATGGTTAGGGAGTTGGTGGATACAGAAAGACTTCTTTGAGGGAAATGTAGAACCAAAGTTGAGCATGATTTGAGTGGGCAGTGTTCTGGGTAGAGGAATCAGCAGGCATGAAAGCTTAGGTGAAGGCAGGGGCATAGGCATTCCTTAACCTTTGGTCTCTAAGCCCTTTCATGCCTTCTCTGACTTGCCTGTTCTCTATCATAGATGCCCATCTAGAGAGGACTTCCCTCTGATTGAAACAGAAGACGAGGCCTACCTTCGAAGGATCAAAAGTAATCATCATGCCCTCCTCACTACACCACAACCTTGGTCTCTCTCAAgcatcttttcttccttattcccccccaccccccatcacaTTCACTATCCGCCATATGTTCCAAGTCCCTTCCTCACAAACATCAGTCCCCCTCTTGTAACAAGtatagcaaaacaaaacaaatccagacAGTGGCCATCTGCACCTCTCGCCCATCAGCTGTTTCTTGGTCATTGCCACTGttcatcatttttgtctttcaaaagtcattttcctggttctgctgatttcattCTGTATCGTTTTATACAAGTCtccccatgtttttctgaatccaTCATCTTTTCTTAGGGTGCTATCATATTCCTTTACATTGAGATACTATTATTTGTTCactcatttcccagttgatggatacCCTTATCTAGCATCTTTTACTATGCCTCCACTCTGATTTCTGCTCATCCTTGAGCCTTTTGATATGGTTCCTCTCACCCTCCTTgccctttatttctctctttgctTGCCCTCCTTCAGTGGAACTGCAACAAAAGGACAGGGCACTGGTGGAGCTTCTGCAGGAAAAGGTGGGACTCTTTGCTGAGATGACCCAGTTCCAGGCAGAAGAAGATGGAGGGGGTGGAGGGCCACTGCCTACCTTGCCTCGTGGCCTCTTCCGCTCTGAATCCCTGGAATCCCCTCGTGGGGAGAGATTGTTGCAGGATGCTATCCGTGAAGGTAAGAGAGCCCTCAGGGATACACCAATAGAGATAAACTCCAAAACTCATATGTGCACACACAGACATAGAAGGAAGCACATAGAGGCATGCCCCTTCCTGAATGAGTACACCATACTTAATCCTATCTCTGATGTGCCTGGGATGGCCATTGTCTTCCCCTCCCTCATCCCTATCTCACTTTGTGCCTCTTCATCTCTCTGATATTCCTTTTGATAATCAATGCTTAGACAGTAGAGtcagtttcctttttattcagTACACAGTGCTGTGGAGGGAGATTCCTGACTTTCTCTTATCTTTCCTCCCTGCAGTGGAGGGTCTAAAGGACCTGCTAGTTGGGCCTGGGCTAGATCTGCCCCTACTCCCGAGGGAATCAGGCCTGTCACTAGAGCCTGACAGCAGTGGCAACACCAGTCCTGGGGTCACTACCAGTAAGTGTTCAGATCTAAGGGGGGATTGAGGGCTTAAAGGGGAAATTGGTAAGACTAGAAGATTATGACCTAAATGGGAAAATGGGaggagtaaagaaaaaaatgggaagagatgGGGGCGGAATATGTGCTCTGGGGCACAGAGATATAGGGAAATTATAATAAGTAGTAGACATTTATAGAGCTATACAGTAATTTAAAGTGTACTAAATGCTTTGCCCATATCATCTCTTTGGAtttggaaggattttcagagcagtttcagcttttgatgctactaagccaccatcttggctccatggtagtggtggtggtggtggggaacaTGTTTCTTTAAGAAATTTGTGAGGAAcaattaggtggcttagtggataaaatGTTAGGTCTGGGAAcagaaggtcttaggttcaaacatgaccttagatatttcttagctatgtgatcctgagcaagttgcttaaccccaatggcctagtccttatcacccttctgccttggaaccaattctgaATAtcactctaagatagaaggtaagaatttaagcaaaaaaaaaaatatctgtgaGGTAGATATTGCAGGTGTTACGTATTTTTTTTACatcagagaagtgacttgcctatggtcacacagccagttcATGTCAGATGCAgggtttgaactcaaatcttacAGACTCTCAAACAGAACTTTATACCACTATACCAGGAGTTTAGGAgcacctttttctcttctctcaataGATGGTGAAACAAGGACCTTTAATGGTTCCATTGAGCTCTGCAGAGCTGACTCAGACTCAAGTCAGAGGGTGAGTCCTCAGTGGGGTTGGTTCTTGGACCTGGCCAGGATGGGGAATAGATAACTGGCTTCTATTCATCTAGGGTCCCTGGGGGCCAAGGGACAATACCTTGGAGGGCTAAGGAGCTGAGACCTGAAGAGTCTCTAACTCTCCATCCTTCCCTTCACTGCAGGATCGAAATGGGAACCAGTTGAGATCCCCTCAGGAGGTAAGATAGGAAAATAAGGTGATAGGGTTGATGACTAAAGTACTGAGGGAATTGAGGTCCCTGACCAGGGAAGCAGTTAGAGCCTAATTGAGGGTGATGGTAGGAGAGGTCACCTAACTGGGATCAACTAACATGTTTCCTCACCCTCACCCCTCATTTAACTCTGAATTTGAATGCATGTCTCATCCCTCCCATTCTTCTATTCTCAGGAGGCCCTACAGCGACTAGTCAACCTTTATGGGCTTCTCCATGGACTTCAGGTGAGTGAGGGCCCTCATCAGAATGGAGACCCAGTTCATGGAAGTGAGAGGCAGGGAGGCCCAttgtcttcaaaaatattttccaagtgcCGACAATCTGGGTGTCCCAGAAAAGATCAACTGGGTCTTTGGTATGCAGGGTTGTCAGGGAAGGAGGACTGTGACTGATACACCCTTCTTATCCTACTCCAGGCAGCTGTGGCTCAGCAAGACACCTTGATGGAGGCAAGGCTCTCTGAGGGCCCGGAGCGACGGGAGAAGCTAGTGTTGTCCCGGGCCAATTCTCGAGATGGGGATGTAGGCAGGGCCGGAGGTGCCCCTGTGGCTCCAGAGAAGCAGACCACAGAGCTGGCCCTGCTGCAGCGACAACACGCCCTGCTCCAAGAGGAGCTCCGTCGATGCCGGCGGCAAGGGGAAGAGCGGGCAGCTGAAGCAGGCGGGTTAGAGGCTCGGCTTCGGGAAAGCGAACAGGCCCGAGCCCGGCTGGAGCGGGAGACCGAAGAAGTGAAAAAGCGACTGGCTGCCCTGGGTCAGGCTGAGCCACTCTCAGCTGAGGCGCCCTGGGCCCGCCGACCGCTGGACCCTCGGCGTCGGAGCCTCCCTGCTGGGGATGCCCTCTACTTGAGCTTCACCCCGCCTTCCCAGGTGAGCAGAGCCCCTCTAGTGTGTGCTCTGGTACAAAACTGCTGATACTGAGACACTGGAGAACCTAAAATGAGTTGGGTGTGCTGGGGCTTACCGTTGACAGGATGCTAGCTTAGTTCGGGGTTGGGCTAGACATCCCTTCCATCGCAGCAAAGTGAAAAGATTTTGAGTATAGGCCCGGAAGAAATCCTAAGGCATTTCCTGAAAAGGTGTTTGGATTTTGGCGCAGACGAGGCAAGGGCAAGTAGAAGAGGGGGAGAGCATAGAGTGGGTCTCGGGGGTTCTTTCTGCTCACCCCATCACCTAAACTCACCTGTGCAGAGTTAGGAGGCAGTCAATCTGGGTCACTTCCTTGCCCTCTTTCCCACCTATCAGGTTGTCCCCCAGGTATGCCGAGGCCATGACCGCCTAGATCTTCCCTTGTCTACTCGCTCTATTCATCGAACCTTTGAGGACAGAGATGGGCCTGAGCTAGGCAGTCCAGAGGAGCGACTTCAAGATAGTAGTGATCCTGATACTGGCAGTGAAGAGGAGAGCTGTAGTCGTTTGACCCCACCACATAGCCCTCGAGGTGAGGCTGAAAGGGGACAGGGAAGGCGGCTGGGACATGAAGATTGTGGGAGACAGTGTTGGGGACCCCCTTCATTTCTCAGATTCATTATGGGGTCTCTGCCTCAGCTCACTCACAGCCCCTTGACTGGCAGTGCTTACTATAATTCTCCTGAAGGCACAAGATCCCTGGGGGATGGAGGCAGGCTGGTCGCCCTGTTTTGTTAGGTGCTGATTGGATATGGGTACTCTGGGAGGCAAGTTTCCTGTTTTATTTGTGATTGGTTGATCACAGGACCTCCCTCCCAGGAGGCCGGAAGGTTGGAGGTGGTTGGTATTTCCTTTCTGGCTCCTGCTCATTGGTCACACTTTCTTTTTGTAGATTTCCCCCGAATGCAGGACATCCCAGAGGAGACTGAGAGTCGAGATGGAGAACCTATTGCTTCAGAGAGTTAAAGGGGCCCTTCCCCCATTTCCTGTCTCCTCCATGACTATTTCTGGAGGATGGAGAGTGGGGGGAGTAGCCTTTGGATATCCAAGTTATATAGGTGAGGGGGAGACTTAATAGAACTGCTGGCTTTTGTGTTtctcctgcccccacccccagaccTCCCAACTCAGGGAGAGTGGGCTTGCTTGAGGGGGTCAGAAAGCTGTGGAAGATGCCTTCTGGTGACATCCATAAGCAGCACCACAGATGCCAATTTTTCAGACCCTTCCATCCCCCcatctggaaagatttatttatttattgtttattagctgggtgggaggggagggaattaAAGGACCAGGGACAAGGGAACCAAGCCATAAGGAGCCAGAAAATCTGGCCCTTTAACActactgggggagggggagggagggaagaccaACCAGGGATTAACCCTTCAGTTACTAGACTCTTATCTACCCAGCAACCCTCATCTTGAGTGGGGGGCCAAAATTACCAGAGCCAACCTGCCCTTTAAAAAGGGATATGGAGAGGGCAAGTATCCTTCTCACTCCAAACTCCCTAATGCTGCTCATTCCAACCTCCATTGTAGCTCCAGGGGGGCAGAGGGGCCACAGTTTCTAGGAACCCAGAATGGTCTAGAGTGGAGATTGGGGTGGGACCAGTGGTAATGGTGGGAGATCCTTTGGGAACacaatgttttggggttttgtttgttttgttttcttttttgtaccAAAGCCGACTGCAcgtgttttatatttttaagagaagATCATAGGCAATTAGAGATGCTAATTCCAACTACCCCATGTCTTAAGAAACTTGGGGGTTAAGGTTGGGCAACAGTACTTGTTCATCATAATCTACCCTGGTGAGGGGATCTCTCCTACCTCCTCTTACTAGCCCATCTCCATTCTACTAGTTGGGAATGCATCACAGAGGTGTACGATGTATCTGAGGGCCCTGTGGTTTGGTTGGAAAACCAATCTTGAATTTTCTCTTGGGGTATTTTGGCAAATGCCACATACCCCTCCTCAGAGGCCCCAGCACTTTTCTGATGATTTGATTGTAAAAAGACCAAGCACACAGAATTAAAGACCTGGAACCCCTTGTCTTGATTTTGTTCTCTGcaggaaaatgagaatgaaaataaagGGACATCTGGGCTGGAAGATAATCCATTTGAAGGCAGCTTCTCCCTTTTTAGGATTTGTAGTTCATACTGAAAGATTAACCAGATTTGAGCTGTAGACTTTAGGGAGCTCTTTTATAGTAAGCCCATCTCCCCTTGCCTCAGGTTTGGTTTAATCAAATCAACAAGCTTTTCTTCTGCTCTTCAGGGAACCAAGCACCAGGGatgaatgaaacaaaatgaaacaaactttgccctcaaagaacttatattctactggaccAGACAACATATCTGTGCAGAGTGTAGGCACAATTCTAGCTTCTTTCTCTGCCATCCTACCTCATCCGAGGCTGTTGTTGGTTTGCTCTTTGCCCCTATTGAGGAGTTGATTCTTTTCACTTCTTGTTTTTTGGTCCTAACTAAGGAAAACTTCCTGTTTCTAATCAGTTTCATGTGCTAAGTTGAGAGGGATGAGATAAGGCTCTGAGAGGACTCCTTCCCTGTTGCCTCTCTCCTACTATGCCTGACACACCAATATTGACTTCTGGTTCATTTTAAGGACCCAGAATCTGAGATTGAAATTGAGTGAGACGAGGAGTGTTTTCTTGCTCCTTTACTCTTCCTAAAAGTGCCAGGTTCCAACTCTGTTGATGAATTTACATTGCAGTTTTCTCGATTCAGTTAAAATGTCCCAACTCAaggttaatataatttaattggaAAGAGGAGCAGGAAATTAGGGAGAGGGTTCTGTGTAGATGGTGAGTTGGTGCCATCCTGGATTAGTCAAATAGAAGACAGAGGTGCAGGAACAGTCTCAGAACGAATGAGGACATACCCCTAGACAACAAGAAGTAGGGCTTGTCAAAGACCCCGAAAGAAGTAAGGATATAGAAATATCACACCACAGAAAGTCTGAAATTAGGATCCTGCTTTATTCTTTTGACCTTCCTGAAGTCCTTTTTAAATCTAATTCCAGAAGCCTCCATTTCAGTAACATTTGCTTCAATCTCCTAGAGAGGCCCCTCCTCATTATTCTGACTTAGATTCATAGGAAAGCTAGAAGAAACCTTTGATATTTGACcctaacccttcattttacagataaggaaatgggccAAGAAAAGTtcaaggacttgtccaaggtcaaacagcctAGAGAGGAGTGTGATTTCACTGAATCTGGGGCAGTTATCTGCACCTCCTCCTTATACTACTATGAAAAGTCTCTTTTGATCCGGTCCTTCCTATCTTAGaatctctccatttccttttacTTTGCCTTTTGGGAGCCTGGAACTCAACTGCTTCCCTTGTAGAGAGGAGCCCTTTTCTAGAACTAATCCACCTTCCCCAGTCCCCTCTTCCCCACAAGTATAGCCAAGCTTCTTCCAGGACCAGGCTACACCCACATGGCTTGCTCCTTGTTTTTAATCTGTGAGTATTTACCCCAAAACAGGGACGTCCCCAGAGGAACCAATATTTGGTTGGCACTTGGTGCTTAGGTACAGCCATTGGAGGAACTGCTGGGCTAGGGGAAAGCAATACTAAGGGGGATGGAAGGTGGagaattttccattttgaattgACCAAGAATGAATAAACATAAGTTTTGGAGTGGAGCTTCAACatagaaaagaggaaactaaacACCAAGGAGATTAAATACCAGCTATTCTTCGTTGGTAGTATTGCTTAGCAAGTTGTGAATTAGGTGACTGCTTAAAGCTTCCCCTTTTCATCCAACAACTAGAGCTGAAGTGGGTTGGGACTACCTAGAGGTCATCTGGCCTAGTCCCTTTGCCATTTGGTGGTATTCAGGCACACACTGACAGAGAACAGGGAGTTGCTTCTCCCATCACTTCATGCTTGGATACTTTCATCTCCCTGTTTCAGGATATTTACCATTTAAAAGTTTCTACAATTCCAACCTCCCATGTTTTATTACAGTAGATACTTCATTTACTGACTGACTGCTGCTATCCTTCCAGTTTCAGTGGTAGTTTCtatcttccctctccccaagaaCCCACTGTTTTAAAAGGTGGTTATTCATTCCTATTCTGAGGGTACTTGGGACATAAAACATTGTCTCAGAGCTTCTTTTATCCTTCCCACCTTTCTTCTCTGGGGTATAGAagggaattaagagaggttgagaGGAGGGGGAAGATTATTCCCCACAAGCTACTTCCTGCTCTTCTACCTCCCAGCCCTGCCCTGCTCTGCTCCAGTTGGCACTTTGCAGAGACTGCTGCTAGATGGGAAGCTAAAGCCCCAGCTCCCTCTCCTCCCAACCCTACTGTTCCTGGAAGACTTCAGGTTTGAGCACTCTTGTTGGCAATAGGTCTCCTATAGTAACCTCAATAATCCCTGGGGATGGGGATAACCTAAACCTACAGGTTATATTTCCCATCAACAGTAGAGTAGAACCAATGGAGCATTGGGTTTAGGAGAGATCCAGTTTTCCTAAATTGCCAATTAGGATTTGTATGATGTGGGCTGATCATTTCTAGGCCTTGAAAATGAGGGTTAGACTCAATCTCTACCATCTACCATCCATAAATCTTGGCATTGTGCAGTCATCGATAACATTCAAGGACACAAGAACACTAATTTAGGGGTGGGGCAGGTTTCAGCTGTAACAGCTAAAAGAATCTCAATTTAAAGTGAGTGGCTAATAGGGAGCCACAACCATAAGCTAGAGCTGGACAAAGACCTTTCAACCTCATCCAGGACTACTGAAAATTCCTTCACGGTAAGAGAAGGGGGCCACTGTAGGGAGAGGTCCAGAAGAGCTCGGTAGGCATTATCTCCCCAGATTCAGCAGTGGTGCCACTGGGTGAGGTGGAGACATAGAGATAGTAGAAAGCAAAAATTTATTCAtaactcttccctttcccttccctctacccCCACCTCTCACCCCAACAACTTATGGAGGTGTAGGTCTTCTCGGCATCCAATCCTGCCTTGGCCCTCAGATTTATCTACTCCACCCCAGAGAGATTGAGAATTAAAGATCAAATATCCCAAGGTGACATGGCCTGGCAGGGCTCAGAACAGCTCCTCCCCAGGCTTGGGTGCCAGAGTCTGGTGCCCTAAAGATGCTAGGAAGGGAGGGGTACAGCTTCTGTGGTGGAGggtctcctttttttcttatccaGGCTAGTGAGAGGTGGAAAGCCCCACCTTCTGCTGTCTCCTCTTTTGAAGGGCTACTTGCTCTGGCTGGGCTTGTCCCCCACCAGGTAACTGTGCCTGTAGCCTTCTCAGGGCCTTGCTCAGTGCCTGCCGGGCCTCCTGGCGCAGGAAGCAATAGATCACAGGATTGAGGCAGCTGTTACAGTGTGCCAGGCAAATAGTAAGGGGGAAGACATAGGTGTGAAGGGTGTAGTAGGCATTGTCCCAAGGCACGAGGTCAAACTTCACCAGGACTCCCCAGAGTGTGACAATATGGTTAGGGAACCAGCAGAGGAAAAAGGTCACAATAATAATCTGGACAGAGCAGGCTACTGCTGTTCCTCTGCCTTAGCGGATGCTGCTGAAGGAATGCCAGCAGCATGAGATAGCTTGCTGCAAGGACAATCGGGCACCACGAAGGCCAATTTGACCCGCTGTAAATGGTCAGCACCCAGCCATCGACCACTAGGGAAGCGGAGCAGGCACAGTTGAATTCCACCCACTTCACTTTCAGCCCCAAAGATTGCTGTGGGGATTGTTGCAGCAGTCGCTGTTACCCATGCTACCAGGCTGGCCCCAAAGGTACAGGAGGATGAGCAGTAAGAACCCGGTCCAGTAGCCATGACCACTATCCAGTATCAGACTATGCTCAGAGCAGTGATGAAGAAGACGCTAGCATAAACACCGAGGACAGTGCCTGTCAGAACCACCTTGCAGAGAGTGCCACCAAAAGGCCAGTGGAAATCCAGGGCAGACTCAGCTGCCCAAAAGGGGAGGGTGAGGGCCAACCCCAGGTCAGCCAAAGCTAGGCTGAAAACGAAGGTGTCAGTCTTCAGACGTGAAGTGCCTTGATGACACCCACCTAACACCCACAGCACAGCCAGGTTGCCCAGGAGACCTATCAGTCCCACCAGTCCATAGGCTAGGGCAACTATAACTCTGAGTGCCAGGAAATTGGCTGGTACTGCAGCGTCCCCCATGCTTAGCACCTCGCCACTGGAGATATTGACCCAGAAGGATGTAGGCGGTGGGGTAGAAAAGTTGGGTGTAGACATCGTGAGGGTATCGACTTGTGCCAGAACAGCTATGCCAGGATAGATTTCTGCCAGGTATGGAAGCCGGAAAGAGGTGGCACTGTCTTTCAAGGCAGGCAGTTGTGGGTTTATGCTGATTTTAGGGCATCTACCTGCTGGCAGCCCCAGGCCACTCCCACATCTTTAGAGTGAAGTGTCAGTGGGAACCACCCCTGTCCTTTGGGTCAAGATTGGTGAGAGGTGGAGCAGGACAAAGTAGATCTCCTCTAAGGGATTGGCCTAGAATTTCTAGCCTCTTGGTGGAGGGAGGGGCTGGGGAAATGACTGCATAGGGGTGGGACAGGGAGAGGGTGTTGGACAAGAGGGAAAAGGACATGAAGGTCAAGAGAGGTTCAGATTGCAGATTTTACTTCTGGTTTAAGAACAAAACTCCCTTGGTTTATCCTCTGTCCCTCTTTTCTGAGGAGGTGACAGCCCCAAGccccaagggca
It includes:
- the ARHGEF2 gene encoding rho guanine nucleotide exchange factor 2 isoform X5, which produces MQASPSATSMNDEIPEAFLAGGDPVPQGRTRRCLSAVEPSGQSQEEEEEEEEEKEENDFQPVPLRRSNARHSQSYVRDPFRRHSWEPGSVFQDAANDPVGGRNLQKLGSGGPREFQSREELETILRPQDQSGQLEYLVQRSQHPSAGPLNGSACGILSKSVSMSGIDGYFNLDAENLPQSPGPDFSNCLWGGSCSQLDVKPSRKQAGRSLQRTLSLFWGMTGKAKNREKEKMKEAKDARYTNGHLFTTISVSGMTMCYACNKSITAKEALICPTCNVTIHNRCKDALANCTKVKQKQQKAALLKNSTALQSVSLRSKTTIRERPSSAIYPSDSFRQSLLGSRRGRSSLSLSKSVSTTNIAGHFNDESPLGLRRILSQSTDSLNMRNRTLSVESLIDEGAEVIYNELMSDFETDEKDFAADSWSLAVDSNFLQQHKKEVMKRQDVIYELIQTELHHVRTLKIMTRLFRTGLLEELQLEPALVQGLFPCVDELSDIHTRFLSQLLERRRQALCPGSTRNFVIHRLGDLLISQFSGSSAEQMRKAYSEFCSRHTKALKLYKELYARDKRFQQFIRKVTRSTVLRRHGVQECILLVTQRITKYPVLIDRILLHSRGNEEEHRDLTTALGLVKELLSAVDQEVHELEKGARLQEIYGRTDSRAQTPVPGKGPFIREELLRRKLLHDGCLLWKTATGRFKDVLMLLMTDVLVFLQEKDQKYIFPALDKPAIISLQNLIVRDIANQEKGMFLISAAPPEMYEVHTASREDRNTWIRVIQQSVRVCPSREDFPLIETEDEAYLRRIKMELQQKDRALVELLQEKVGLFAEMTQFQAEEDGGGGGPLPTLPRGLFRSESLESPRGERLLQDAIREVEGLKDLLVGPGLDLPLLPRESGLSLEPDSSGNTSPGVTTNGETRTFNGSIELCRADSDSSQRDRNGNQLRSPQEEALQRLVNLYGLLHGLQAAVAQQDTLMEARLSEGPERREKLVLSRANSRDGDVGRAGGAPVAPEKQTTELALLQRQHALLQEELRRCRRQGEERAAEAGGLEARLRESEQARARLERETEEVKKRLAALGQAEPLSAEAPWARRPLDPRRRSLPAGDALYLSFTPPSQVVPQVCRGHDRLDLPLSTRSIHRTFEDRDGPELGSPEERLQDSSDPDTGSEEESCSRLTPPHSPRDFPRMQDIPEETESRDGEPIASES
- the ARHGEF2 gene encoding rho guanine nucleotide exchange factor 2 isoform X12; translation: MSGNRRQPSRRGQNREKEKMKEAKDARYTNGHLFTTISVSGMTMCYACNKSITAKEALICPTCNVTIHNRCKDALANCTKVKQKQQKAALLKNSTALQSVSLRSKTTIRERPSSAIYPSDSFRQSLLGSRRGRSSLSLSKSVSTTNIAGHFNDESPLGLRRILSQSTDSLNMRNRTLSVESLIDEGAEVIYNELMSDFETDEKDFAADSWSLAVDSNFLQQHKKEVMKRQDVIYELIQTELHHVRTLKIMTRLFRTGLLEELQLEPALVQGLFPCVDELSDIHTRFLSQLLERRRQALCPGSTRNFVIHRLGDLLISQFSGSSAEQMRKAYSEFCSRHTKALKLYKELYARDKRFQQFIRKVTRSTVLRRHGVQECILLVTQRITKYPVLIDRILLHSRGNEEEHRDLTTALGLVKELLSAVDQEVHELEKGARLQEIYGRTDSRAQTPVPGKGPFIREELLRRKLLHDGCLLWKTATGRFKDVLMLLMTDVLVFLQEKDQKYIFPALDKPAIISLQNLIVRDIANQEKGMFLISAAPPEMYEVHTASREDRNTWIRVIQQSVRVCPSREDFPLIETEDEAYLRRIKMELQQKDRALVELLQEKVGLFAEMTQFQAEEDGGGGGPLPTLPRGLFRSESLESPRGERLLQDAIREVEGLKDLLVGPGLDLPLLPRESGLSLEPDSSGNTSPGVTTNGETRTFNGSIELCRADSDSSQRDRNGNQLRSPQEEALQRLVNLYGLLHGLQAAVAQQDTLMEARLSEGPERREKLVLSRANSRDGDVGRAGGAPVAPEKQTTELALLQRQHALLQEELRRCRRQGEERAAEAGGLEARLRESEQARARLERETEEVKKRLAALGQAEPLSAEAPWARRPLDPRRRSLPAGDALYLSFTPPSQVCRGHDRLDLPLSTRSIHRTFEDRDGPELGSPEERLQDSSDPDTGSEEESCSRLTPPHSPRDFPRMQDIPEETESRDGEPIASES